The following nucleotide sequence is from Streptomyces xiamenensis.
GGTGTCCCCCGACGCGTCGAAGACCAGGCCGTGCACCGCCTCGTACGTGACCTGAGCCGGCCGTGCCCTCGCGCGCGGCCGGCCCGGCTCGGACACGTCCCACAGCCGGACCTCGCCGGCGTCACCGCCGGTGGCCAGCAGTGCCGGGCCACCACCCGCCTCCCGGAAGGCCAGGGCGTTCACGGCGGAGGACAACAGCGGCAGGGCACCGACCCGGGCCAGCCGGGTGGGGTCCGAGACGTCCCACAGCGAGACCAGCGAACCCGAGGCCACCGCCAGGAGTTCCCCGTCCCCGCTCACGGCCAGGGCCGAGACCGCGGCCCCGGACTCCGCGACGGCCATCGACGGCGGAAGCCGCCACACCAAGGCGGCGCCGTCCCCGCTGCCACTGGCCAGCATCCGGCCGCCGGGTGCGAAGGCCAGGCCGGCGACGGTGGCGGTGTGGCCGCGCAGCGGCGGGCCGATGACGCGGGCCGACGCGGGGGCTCCGACGTTCCACAGATGGACGCTGCCCGAGTTCTCCCCGGTGGCCAGCAGCCGCGCGTCCGGGCTGAACGCGACCGAAGCGGCCACGCTGTTGAGGAAGAGCTGCTGGACGAGTTGTGGTGCGCGCGGCCGCGACACGTCCCACAGCAGCACGCGGTTGTCACTGCCCGCGCTGGCCAGCAGATCGGTCAGCGGGCTGAAGGCCACCTGGTTGACGACCGCCGAGTGACCGCCGAGATCGCCGCCCAGACCGACGGGGTTCGACGGGTCGGTCACGTCCCACAGCCGCAGCAGGTGCGCCTGGTCGCTCCCGGGCGCCGTTCCGCCGCCTGCGGCCAGCACCGTACCCGCCGGGTTGAAGGCCACGGACGCGATGCTCTGCCCCGGGGAGGACAGCGCGGTGCTCAGCGGGCGCGGCCGGCCGGGGTCGGTCACGTCCCACAACTGCACGACCGCCGTGGTGGCCCCGTCGGTGTAGGTGGTACTGGCGAAGGCGAGGGTCCGGCCGTCCGGGCTGAACCGGGGATTGGCCACGGGGCCATCCGCCACCGCGACCCACTCCGACAGCGGCACGGGGTGACCGGCGTCCGACGCGTCCAGGATCCGCAACTGCCCGTCGCCGGTTCCCACGGCCAGCAGCTCGCCCTCGGCGTCGTAGGACGCCGAGACCCGGGCCCCTCTTCCGGAGCCCTCCACGGAGGCCAGCTCGGACAGGTCCGGCGGCCGTGCGGTGTCCCACAGCCGTACGGCGTCGGAGCCGGTGGCCAGGGTGCCGTCGGCGCCGAACGCCACGGAGTGCACGATGCCGTTCTGCTCCGGCACCGACGCGGGCAGCACCGCCCCCGCCGTTTCCATGAGCCGGGTCCTGGTCTGCGGCGTGGAGCGCATCGTGTCCGCCACCAGGTCGAGCTGCGCCGCCAGGGCCGGATCGCCGTCACGGCGGCGGTCCGCCTCGGCACTGACCCGGTTGAAGATCGCCTCATCACGCTGCCGCAGGCTCTCACCGCGCTGGTCGAAGGCGAACACGGCCAGCCCCGTCGCGATCAGGGCCAGCACCGTGGTCACGGACACCGCCCCGTTGCGCAGCCTTCGGTTCCGCCTCGCCTGCCGCCGTGAGAGACCGAGGAACGCGAGGACCACGGGGCTGATGTGCTCGGGACCGGCCTGCCGCGCCCAGGAGTCCGCCGCCTCCAGGCGGGTGCCGCGCAACAGGACGCCCGCGTCCCGGCGCCCGCCACGTTCCCAGCCGAGCGCGGTGTCCTCCAGTTCCTGCCGGATCAGTGCACCGCTGCCCGCCTCCGCGATCCAGCCGCGCAGCCTGGGCCACGCCCACAGCAGCGCCTCGTGCGTGACCTCGACGGTGCCCTCGCCGCGCAGCACGCCCTGGGTGAACAGGCGGGCGCCGGTGAACCGGTCGACGACGGCGGGAACGGAGCCCGGCGCCGAGGTCGCCAGCAACAGATCGGTCCGGGTGCGGCGGCGACGGGACACCTCGCCGTTCTCACCGATCCGCACCAGGCCGAGGAAGAGCTGACGTGCCGTCCGGCGCGCGCCGGGGTCCAGCCGGGCGAACTCCGCCTCGGCGGTGGCCTGGACCGCCCCGCCGATGCCGCCCGTGTCGCGGTAGCTGCCCACCGTCAGGGTGTCGTCCCGGCGCTGTTGCCAGGTGGCGCGCAGGGCGTGGGCGAGCAGGGGCAGCCGCCCCGTCTCGTAGGCGCCGTCGTCCCGGGGGGCGGTGCCGCGCAGGTCGCGCAGGATGACATCGACCAGGCCGGGCGCCAGCACCAGACCGGCGCGTTCGGCGGGCCTGGTCATGGCGCGGCGCACCTCGTCCTCCGACATCGGTCCGACGATGACCTGGCGGTGGGTCAGGGCCTCCCGCAGGTGGGGAAAGGCCGCGCAGGGCCCGTAGGCGTCCGCCCGCAGGCCGTACACGGCCACGGCCACCGGATCGTCGCCGCCGGTCAGCCCGGCGATGGCGTCGATGAACCGGCGCCGGGCGTCCTCGCTCCGGCCGGCGGTGAACAGCTCCTCCAACTGGTCGACGACCAGCACCAGCCGGCCGCCCGCGGGGAGGGCCAGCCGTTCCCGCAGGAGTTCCCGGAGCGGGCCGGGTCCGGCGTCCAGGGCCGC
It contains:
- a CDS encoding nSTAND1 domain-containing NTPase — encoded protein: MAPGAEPPQPHVELRAWASGHGAVNQAGRDLVIVYGGVTRHLHEHFHAGAEADERTLTPSSVDTCPYPGLRPFDVDDAGWFFGRETLVSRLIGGLELSLADRYPLAVVAPSGAGKSSLLRAGLLDALRRGQLPGSRSWPHLLLTPTDDPLAALTSGFSRLTGTGESRLRAALDAGPGPLRELLRERLALPAGGRLVLVVDQLEELFTAGRSEDARRRFIDAIAGLTGGDDPVAVAVYGLRADAYGPCAAFPHLREALTHRQVIVGPMSEDEVRRAMTRPAERAGLVLAPGLVDVILRDLRGTAPRDDGAYETGRLPLLAHALRATWQQRRDDTLTVGSYRDTGGIGGAVQATAEAEFARLDPGARRTARQLFLGLVRIGENGEVSRRRRTRTDLLLATSAPGSVPAVVDRFTGARLFTQGVLRGEGTVEVTHEALLWAWPRLRGWIAEAGSGALIRQELEDTALGWERGGRRDAGVLLRGTRLEAADSWARQAGPEHISPVVLAFLGLSRRQARRNRRLRNGAVSVTTVLALIATGLAVFAFDQRGESLRQRDEAIFNRVSAEADRRRDGDPALAAQLDLVADTMRSTPQTRTRLMETAGAVLPASVPEQNGIVHSVAFGADGTLATGSDAVRLWDTARPPDLSELASVEGSGRGARVSASYDAEGELLAVGTGDGQLRILDASDAGHPVPLSEWVAVADGPVANPRFSPDGRTLAFASTTYTDGATTAVVQLWDVTDPGRPRPLSTALSSPGQSIASVAFNPAGTVLAAGGGTAPGSDQAHLLRLWDVTDPSNPVGLGGDLGGHSAVVNQVAFSPLTDLLASAGSDNRVLLWDVSRPRAPQLVQQLFLNSVAASVAFSPDARLLATGENSGSVHLWNVGAPASARVIGPPLRGHTATVAGLAFAPGGRMLASGSGDGAALVWRLPPSMAVAESGAAVSALAVSGDGELLAVASGSLVSLWDVSDPTRLARVGALPLLSSAVNALAFREAGGGPALLATGGDAGEVRLWDVSEPGRPRARARPAQVTYEAVHGLVFDASGDTLVATTMMLQGGYRGGVYAWDVSDPEQPGVLDIDPSDQRALPVKGLAAAPDGGHVYTGEYFAPGSLGVWRTGQGEAPSPTGRTNTGQIVMSLAADPRGGLVATGTGESEVWLWDVSLPSAPGSPHGPLSAGGIASSVGFSPDGGLLAAGNSVGEIRLWDTADPSRPEPWGLPVGGHGSDVVALRFGPVEGTLFTGGRDGTVRVRQTDPAAAREVLCSVTGAAMTPERWDTYVSPDLPYDPPCAT